cattgtcatggcaacaaagttatagtcaattttaaaactttacacagaaaaggttagcaagtggttttatcaaactaaaatcatgttaacacacatattctttatgtcttgtggctatacttttgaaacagtgagtattttaacatgtacagattggtcccatttacttccattgtacgtcactggaacccagatttctgctttttttgttgttgttgttgctttttttaaaggagagacAAATCCAAATAAGTTTTAGCTGTAATCGACATTATgcgacaaatgctgtcgactgagcttaactcgtattgaacccaaaatattactTTAAGTATAAAGCCAAATACGTGGCCTTTggataattggaaaaaaaataaaagaaaattacttTGCATTCTTTTACTGCTGTTGTTTGTCTAATAGCACCAGTATGTTGTTGCTTTCAGGATACAATGAGATGTACCTGGTTGTCCTGCTGCCTTGTCCTGCTGTTTGTCTGGCACCCTGTGGGCAGTGTAGTGTTGGAACCTGAGCTGATGGACTCGGACTGGGGCTCTGGTTTACACGAGCTCCTACACAGCTTTCCTGCAGATAGTCCTTTTGTCACAGAGACGCTTGACAGGCCAGCCAACTGCACACAACGCTTTTGGCTGCCTCCATCCTCCCCTGTGTGCTGGGATGATATAGCAGGCCCAGAGGAGTTTGAGAAGTCACGCCTTCTTGTGCTGCAAAACAGGGCAGCGCTGCAGGCTGTGTCCAGAACTAGTGGTTTTGAGGAAGGGGGAGCTTCCTATGATCAACAAGCTAGGGAGGATATGCAGGGTGTCCGGGCCGATCATCTCATCGTGACCCAGACTGCTGATACAATGCAGAAGGTATTCATGGACTTGGATGATAAGAGGAAGGATGGAAAAGAACAATATACCTTCTCTAGGTAAGTGAATAATTTTGAATCTTGTTAGGCACATCTCTGGCTGTTATCAGTGTGATATGAAAGTTTCAGCAGATTTTACTTTAAGATATAATTACGGAATGTCAACACAGGTTGTTTTCTTATTAAAAATGGTCCCAGCAAGCACATGATATCGACAAAATGCATTGTCaaaaattattaaacattaatcaagtttttttttcctctaagTCTTAAGGAGCGACTTGAAAACACAAAAGACTCCATTGCTAACAGGGAACAGGTAGCAGCACTTCTGGAGAAACATCTTGCCGAACTTGAGAATTCCTTGCACAATATGCAACTTCGACTGGCAGAACTAGCACACCAGTGATTCAGACTGAACCAGAGAGCCACATGTTGCACCCATGTGGACAATAAAACAATGcatgaaatataatttttctgtcacttgaagaaacacttgaATGATGGTATACTGCATGCTTACAGCACCCTGTCCTAATCTATATTGGTACATGTTTACAGCATTTCAGACTCTCTATTAtggaaattagttaagtattagGTTCTAATATTAGGTAataaaatctgtttttatatGACTGGCTGCAGAACGTTCCATTAAAATGTAGGGTACATTTTTATCATGCTCAGTGTGTCTTAACTGTTTAATAATATATTGTAAAAGTCcatctaaagggatagttcacccaaaaaacagagttctctcatcatttactcaccctcatgccatcccagacgtgtatgactttctttcttctgctgaacacaatgaagatatttagaagaatattacagctctgaaggtccatacaatgcaagtgaatggtggccagaactttgaaggtcaaaaaatcacgaaggcagcatgaaagtaatccatatgaatccagtggttaaatccatatcttcagaagcgatatgataggtgtgggtgagaaacagatcaatattaaatattgttgtcctttttttttactataaattctcctcccttcccaatAGGTGGTGatttgcacgaagaatgcgaatccccaaaaacaaagatagaagaatgttaaagtggagatttatagtaaaaaaaataaaaaaaaggacttaaatatttatgtttctcacccacacctatcatatcgcttctgaagacatggatttaaccactggagtcgtatggattattttcatgctgcctttgtgtgcttttttggaactttaaagttctggccaccctttcacttgcattgtatggaccaacagagttgatatattcttctaaaaatctttgtgttctgcagaaaaaagaaagtcaaacacatctgtgatggcatgacggtgagtaaatgaatttttgtgtgaactatccctttaaatgtgttgATAGTGTTTCTGACTGATTAACACAGTAAAGAGAATAAATCAAGATAAGCAAACAAACCAAAACCAATTAATCAGCAAATGCATTtattcaacaaaaaaaacaaaaaaacaaacaaaaaaaaaaaccttttcaggCATTTAAAAactatacagtacaatacaaaaaTCTTCCGTTGCAGTCCAAACTCTTAAGTAAAACAAAAAGTGAAAGTCACATATAAAAATGAACAGCTGTGTGCTAAAAGCTCACAAGTTTCAACAGACCAGGCTGAAGAACAGCACCTCATGGTTGCGTGTTATGACTGGATACCTGCACTGTGTCTGCAACAAATCAACCATTGTTAATAAAGGCAGCATTGAACTTTTAAAGGGGAGAACACATTCCTTTCAGTGAATTACTggcatagttttttttatttcacctgCATGTATTCAGGTATGAATCAACTATCATTTTAACCACTTGACTGCTGagaaatgtaaataaagcatAATGCCCATCCAAATATTCTTTCCAAACCAATACAATACAAGCAATACAATTTGAAGGAACACAATGTCGTACAACATGTTGAAGGGAATGGACTGTATTGATGTTTGGATTGTTGCAGCTGAGTGAAGAATTTTCCCTTTACATGAAATAATCATGGTATCAAGTATTCTCAGAGAAAAGACCAATGATGCGTACATATCCTGGTTTCCAAACAGGCACTCACAGTAGTTTGGTTGTGAATCAACAGTGGCTAATGGACATTGTGGTCAAAACAACATTAGCGCATGTAGGTGTTATAGCATACAGAAAACACTTGCATTAAGtctataaaaagaacaaaaatgtaatacaaaaatatatatagaaaaaaaagaataaaaagagagGTGCTCTTTGGGTGAAATGTCCTAATTTGTAAGACAGTGTCCTATGATTTTATTCTTTATATTCCTTTTTGAGAGTAGCGAGGACGTGGCTTGTTATTCTGACTTGTGATCTTTTACTACAGGTTGTCATCATCATCTTTGTCCATTTCCTCCATTGTCTTCAGATAATCTCTGGCCAAGATTTTCTTTGGAAGGATATCTGAAATAgaggattgagagagagagagagagaaaaaaaagatgtttagGTCTGTTCATTTCGTTTAAATGGTTTTTGCCTGATTTGCCAGCACTCACCAGTAAGAAACTGAAATATTTCTGTCTCCTCTGCTGTATGAGCCAGATCACTGTATgccagtgtgtttgtgtctttaccGGATCCATTTTTATATGAGGATTGAGTCAAGTGTTGGACAAAAAGCTCCTTTGGTCAAATAATGAAGATGCataatacatacatataaatattagTCAACGGTATACAGTTATATTAACGAGTTGATCATTCAGTTTGCCGTATTTAcgctgtgttttaaaataaaaggtaactgaagacacacacaaacttttgaaactaGCGTTAGCTGGACAAGGCAGTTAGTCTGGCTACAGAcctttaataaataatacatcaaATTACCGTTGCTTTTGTTGTCAAGAAAATAGCGTCCTGGTTAATACAGGACACATCAGGTGAGCTTTTCATAATTAATCGCACCCTGGACATAGGTAGAGATATGTTTTTACTGTTTGTAGTTCGATCATCTTTCTCCATGTTTTTCTCATACATGTTTTGTTGCCTGGCTGCTTCTGCGTAACGGAAGTAAATCGTCAGGCTTCAAAGAGACGTCATTGGAACATGTTCAGATGCGAATTGTAGTTTTATTAAGAACTATGTTGTAGTCCACACAGAGTTTGGAACATTTCATAAGCTGATTAAATTAGTAATGTTATCGTCCTCCAAAATATAGCATAAAGCTGCAGGCCCTGAAAACAACAAGCGTATTTTATCCTAAATAGACCATATTAAGAGTAGCGTGATTTTTGTCGGGAATGAAATCGAGGCTGAGGGATTGAAGtagtctcttcagtgggttgtactgttgtttaaattggtgttgattgttcagcagacaaaacatgaaaaaaaaaaaaaaaaaaaaatgataataaataaataataaaaaaaatctttcaaaataaaatactaataataataaaaaaaaaaaaaaaatgaatttcaatattgtgccacaaatgctgtcggttgagcttaacttgtattgaacccggaatattcctttaaatatggtgCTTCTCTATGAGAAcaaactaaaatgtttatttaaatttataggtaaaattgaatttaaaaaaaaaatggtcagcTTTAGCTACTTTTAAtttagcctaaataaataaataaaaaaattatatatataaaaaaacaatatatgttAAAGTGCCATTTCAACATGTTAAATGGTCCAAAATGCTTCAGGCAACATATTCAAGAGTAAAGGTtagatttttaaaagtatagtgtTGTTTGTAACTGTTTGTTATGTGTTATTAAGTGACAGAAATACAAACTAATGTCCGGCATATGATTTGTTAGTCGTTCAAGGGGCATAAACTACGTTTCCCAAAATAGCAGAGTTGTTTTTTTCCCTCTCAACAGTAGTAGGGCGTGTGCGTTTCACAGATAGCGAATGAGCTTAGCAACCATGTTTACTACACCATTCAGGACTACATTACCCACAAGGCATCACCCACCGTTGTCAAAAGTGTTGCTTTCTTTGGTTACTTAGCAAACTGTGGCCGTGTCTGACCTCCTATTTTCTCCTATTGTACGAAATAATGCATATGTCAGGCATTGGCATTGGGGAGATAGGATACGGGCAGTGGCCTGGAGCAGGATCAGTACATGGCGGCTGCAATCCTCGTAAATTCAGCGAGAAAATCGCCCTGCACACTCAGCGGCAAGCTGAAGACACAGCCGCTTTCCGAGAGGTTATGATGGACATAACTTCCATCAGGGTGAGTCCAGCCTCAATACAGGACGTGTCAGGCCTCGCTTTCGACTTATTTACGACATTTGTCATGTATATGAACTGGACCATTAGGTTGAGTTATTATATGTCCAGCTGAATGGACTGTTTCAacttttagctgctgtttgcctTATTAATAATGTCTGTCAACAGAACAGCTTTAGGTACAGCTACAATAATTTCTTAGGAAGAAGTGAGTGGGTTTATATGCACTTTTATGTACAAAGAGAAGCTTTCGTAGatatatttagccatttattaGCATATTGATATGGATGTGATTAAGCAAGTCCACGTGGATAATGTCAATGCACATAAATAGCACTAATAATCTAGTCTCTATTTCAAATTAGTGTTGCAGACTGAAGCAAAGGGATCtgtaaatcccagatgcagtgtcTGTTTTAAATTATGATGCAACAGGCTTTATTTTTTGGTGGTCCTGATGTTTGCTGTGGGGGAGCTTTATGAGATTGGGCTTGTACTCAGAGTTTGGGGAGAATATTGTTTATGTGTTTCTGTGACCAGTAGCCACCATTCCCTACACAGGTTCAGGCTGAGAGAGTTCGTGGAGGATCGCTGCCAAATGTCAACCAGATTTCAAGATGCTCCACAGAGACCCAGGTGAGGGTTTTTGGGTATTTTAAGCATTATTATCATCCTCTCCATTTAAATAGTGGATTTTTCCTTTTCATGTCAAGTCTTtctatttgaaataattttttccccTACAATTTACAGTTCCCCTGCAACTCAGACCCAAGTAATCTCAC
The sequence above is a segment of the Myxocyprinus asiaticus isolate MX2 ecotype Aquarium Trade chromosome 34, UBuf_Myxa_2, whole genome shotgun sequence genome. Coding sequences within it:
- the LOC127425066 gene encoding chromatin accessibility complex protein 1-like — translated: MYEKNMEKDDRTTNSKNISLPMSRVRLIMKSSPDVSCINQDAIFLTTKATELFVQHLTQSSYKNGSGKDTNTLAYSDLAHTAEETEIFQFLTDILPKKILARDYLKTMEEMDKDDDDNL